In Shouchella patagoniensis, the following are encoded in one genomic region:
- the whiA gene encoding DNA-binding protein WhiA: MSFAANAKKELTQLEIVSCCAQAELAALIRMNGSLSLGNQKVGLDVSTENAAIARRIYTLIKYVYPGIHIELLVRKKMRLKKNNVYLVRISKEARELLEDLSILGSSFQFIRSISSEMVKDSCCKRAYLRGAFLAGGSINHPETSSYHLEVFSLYEEHNQAICDLMNEFSLSAKTLERKKGFITYLKESEKITEFLNIIGAHQALLYFEDVRILKDMRNSVNRLVNCETANLNKTVGAALRQVENIRYVEKEIGLENLPPKLREVAELRVKHQDVTLKELGEMMEGGKVSKSGINHRLRKIDEFADKLRNGTYDQKQLK; the protein is encoded by the coding sequence GTGTCTTTTGCAGCAAACGCCAAAAAAGAATTAACGCAACTTGAGATCGTCTCTTGTTGTGCTCAAGCAGAACTGGCTGCTTTGATAAGAATGAATGGGTCTTTGTCTCTTGGGAATCAAAAAGTGGGCTTAGATGTATCGACTGAAAATGCAGCAATAGCGAGACGAATTTATACATTAATAAAATATGTTTATCCAGGTATTCATATTGAACTGTTGGTCCGAAAAAAGATGCGTCTAAAAAAGAATAATGTCTATCTAGTTCGAATCTCCAAAGAGGCTCGGGAACTTCTGGAGGATTTATCAATTCTTGGTAGTTCTTTTCAATTTATTCGCTCTATTTCTTCAGAAATGGTGAAAGATTCATGTTGCAAGCGGGCATATTTGCGTGGAGCATTTTTGGCCGGTGGTTCAATTAATCACCCAGAAACTTCGTCTTATCACTTAGAAGTCTTTTCTCTTTATGAAGAGCATAATCAAGCAATTTGTGATTTGATGAACGAGTTTTCTTTGTCAGCAAAAACTTTAGAACGTAAAAAAGGGTTTATCACCTATTTAAAAGAAAGTGAAAAAATAACAGAGTTTCTTAATATTATTGGTGCTCACCAAGCATTACTCTATTTTGAGGATGTGCGGATTCTAAAAGACATGCGGAATTCTGTGAACCGGTTAGTAAATTGCGAAACAGCGAATTTAAATAAAACTGTTGGAGCTGCATTGCGTCAAGTAGAAAACATTCGATATGTAGAAAAAGAGATCGGTCTTGAGAATTTACCACCAAAGCTTAGGGAAGTGGCAGAGCTCCGGGTCAAACATCAGGATGTTACATTGAAAGAATTAGGTGAAATGATGGAAGGCGGAAAAGTGAGCAAATCAGGTATCAATCATCGCCTAAGAAAAATCGATGAATTTGCGGACAAGCTACGTAATGGAACATATGATCAAAAACAGTTAAAATAG
- a CDS encoding gluconeogenesis factor YvcK family protein — protein MRKKVVVIGGGTGLSVILRGLKTFEVDITAIVTVADDGGSSGILRKELDIPPPGDVRNVLVALAEVEPLVEELFQHRFASGDGLNGHSLGNLLLAGMTSITGDFQKGISTISRVLNVRGRVLPAANESIILHAEMNDGSIVSGESQIPLASKGIKRVYLSPSYVTPLPETIQELAQADLIVLGPGSLYTSILPNLLVPGIVEAIRNSKAKKAYICNAMTQAGETDGYTASDHLQGLINHCGEGLVKYVLVNGEPISEAVLERYQVERAQQVIVDDKVLEDLGVSIIKDRFVLESNQKLRHDAMKVSEALLDLLKEQPQ, from the coding sequence ATGAGAAAAAAAGTGGTTGTCATCGGTGGGGGAACAGGATTATCCGTTATCTTACGAGGTTTAAAAACGTTTGAAGTAGATATTACAGCGATTGTTACCGTTGCAGATGATGGAGGCAGTTCAGGTATTTTACGGAAAGAGTTGGATATCCCACCACCAGGCGATGTACGAAACGTATTAGTCGCACTTGCAGAAGTCGAACCATTGGTCGAAGAACTATTTCAACATCGATTTGCAAGCGGTGATGGCTTAAATGGTCATTCGCTTGGTAATTTGCTATTAGCTGGGATGACATCCATCACAGGTGATTTCCAAAAAGGAATTTCAACAATAAGTCGCGTATTAAATGTACGTGGGCGAGTATTGCCAGCAGCAAATGAAAGCATTATTTTGCATGCTGAAATGAATGATGGTTCAATTGTATCAGGAGAATCACAAATCCCACTAGCATCAAAAGGGATTAAACGCGTATATTTATCACCTTCCTACGTCACGCCTCTTCCAGAGACAATTCAAGAGTTAGCACAAGCTGATTTAATTGTGCTTGGTCCAGGGTCTTTATATACGAGCATATTACCTAATTTGCTGGTGCCGGGAATTGTTGAAGCGATTCGAAATTCAAAGGCTAAAAAAGCGTATATTTGTAATGCTATGACACAAGCGGGCGAGACCGATGGGTATACAGCTTCAGATCATTTGCAAGGGTTAATAAATCATTGTGGTGAAGGGCTAGTTAAGTATGTATTGGTTAATGGCGAACCGATTTCTGAAGCTGTGTTAGAACGATATCAAGTAGAAAGGGCACAACAAGTTATCGTTGATGACAAAGTACTTGAAGATTTAGGCGTGTCCATTATTAAAGACCGTTTTGTGTTAGAATCAAACCAGAAGCTACGTCACGATGCAATGAAAGTGTCAGAAGCATTACTTGATTTGTTAAAAGAACAACCACAGTAA
- the clpP gene encoding ATP-dependent Clp endopeptidase proteolytic subunit ClpP yields MNLIPTVIEQTNRGERAYDIYSRLLKDRIIMLGSGIDDNVANSIVAQLLFLQAEDPEKDISLYINSPGGSITAGMAIYDTMQFIKPDVSTICIGMAASMGAFLLTAGAKGKRMALPNSEVMIHQPLGGMQGQAADMEIHARRIIEMRQKLNEIMADRSGQPYERVAKDTDRDNFMTAEQAKDYGLIDKVIETSSK; encoded by the coding sequence TTGAATTTAATTCCTACAGTAATTGAACAGACAAATCGTGGCGAACGTGCTTATGACATCTATTCCCGCTTGTTAAAAGACCGGATCATTATGTTAGGGAGTGGCATCGATGACAATGTTGCCAATTCAATTGTTGCACAGTTGCTATTCCTGCAAGCAGAAGACCCTGAAAAAGATATTTCTCTTTACATCAACTCTCCAGGTGGATCAATTACAGCTGGAATGGCGATTTATGATACGATGCAATTTATTAAACCTGATGTATCAACTATATGTATCGGTATGGCTGCATCAATGGGTGCATTTTTACTTACTGCTGGAGCGAAAGGCAAAAGAATGGCGCTACCGAATAGTGAAGTGATGATCCATCAACCACTTGGTGGCATGCAAGGTCAAGCAGCCGATATGGAAATTCACGCTCGTCGCATTATTGAAATGCGTCAGAAGCTTAATGAAATTATGGCAGATCGCTCTGGTCAGCCTTATGAACGTGTTGCTAAGGATACCGACCGCGATAATTTCATGACTGCCGAACAAGCAAAAGATTATGGTTTGATTGACAAAGTCATTGAAACATCTTCTAAATAA
- a CDS encoding glutaredoxin family protein, with protein MKVEFYTRSGCPLCDKGFETLSKLADTYRFTIECYDIYKDDYLLELYQLKIPVVKINGIEADYGQLNKIKLEQMVKYQKGINSF; from the coding sequence ATGAAAGTTGAATTTTATACAAGATCAGGCTGCCCTTTATGTGACAAAGGTTTTGAGACGCTTAGTAAATTAGCTGATACGTATCGTTTTACGATTGAATGTTATGATATCTATAAAGATGATTATTTGCTTGAACTGTATCAGTTGAAAATACCTGTAGTTAAGATCAATGGTATTGAAGCAGATTACGGTCAATTGAATAAGATAAAACTAGAGCAAATGGTAAAATATCAAAAAGGAATCAACAGC
- the rpoN gene encoding RNA polymerase factor sigma-54, whose product MEIGLYQKQTTNLVMTQELRQAIYLLQYSTMDVCSYLEEQALENPLLELREPARQENDEMSRFAPSMSSDEKHAALENLSTEVYSLNQHLRSQLVGISGLSQTTLQHLHYLIDSLRDDGYLSDSIERISTRLGIGHEAGERLLHLLQALEPAGVGARCLGECIALQLKKHSNVHPLAAEMALTEIGALAERKWKQLAKKFDISIQEIQLIYDQIKQMDPKPGLAFYQEPTVYAAPDVYITGHSNEVVVYLNSDVLPSIRIQEEYKRLLEEHDETKQYAKQKGQHVDWLKKSLEQRQQTILRVTEVLANVQRDYLFSQNGTLKPLTLFDIAQELDIHESTVSRATAHKYAQTPKGLIELKTLFTANISKTNGALTNQSVKAWLKELINAEDKQKPLSDQKLVERLKEDKQISLSRRVIAKYRDELGILSSAKRKRYDERVLL is encoded by the coding sequence ATGGAGATTGGTCTTTACCAGAAGCAAACAACCAATTTAGTGATGACGCAAGAACTGAGGCAAGCCATTTATTTGCTTCAATATTCAACGATGGATGTTTGCTCTTATTTAGAAGAACAGGCTCTAGAAAACCCCTTGCTGGAATTACGTGAACCAGCTAGGCAGGAAAACGATGAAATGAGTCGATTTGCACCATCAATGTCGAGTGATGAAAAGCATGCTGCATTGGAAAATCTATCAACAGAAGTTTATTCGTTGAATCAACATTTACGCAGTCAGCTTGTAGGTATAAGTGGACTCTCGCAAACTACTTTACAGCATCTCCATTACTTAATTGATAGTTTAAGGGATGACGGTTACTTGAGTGATTCAATTGAGCGTATTTCCACTAGATTAGGAATTGGGCACGAAGCTGGCGAACGTCTTCTTCATCTTTTACAAGCACTTGAACCAGCAGGAGTAGGCGCTCGTTGTCTCGGTGAATGTATCGCTTTACAACTAAAAAAACATAGTAATGTCCACCCGCTAGCCGCGGAAATGGCATTGACTGAAATAGGAGCTCTTGCCGAAAGAAAATGGAAGCAACTGGCTAAAAAATTTGACATAAGCATTCAAGAAATTCAATTAATTTACGATCAAATTAAACAAATGGATCCAAAACCTGGACTCGCTTTTTATCAAGAGCCCACAGTTTATGCAGCGCCGGATGTTTATATAACCGGACATTCTAATGAAGTCGTTGTTTATTTAAATAGTGACGTATTACCTTCTATTAGAATTCAAGAAGAATATAAAAGGTTGCTTGAAGAGCACGATGAGACGAAACAGTATGCAAAACAAAAGGGACAGCATGTAGATTGGCTTAAAAAAAGCTTAGAGCAACGACAACAAACCATTTTACGTGTAACGGAAGTACTAGCAAATGTTCAACGTGATTATTTGTTTTCTCAAAATGGTACTTTAAAGCCTTTGACTTTATTTGATATCGCACAAGAGTTGGACATTCATGAATCCACTGTTAGCCGCGCAACAGCACATAAATATGCGCAAACGCCAAAGGGATTGATTGAACTAAAAACGCTGTTCACTGCAAATATCTCCAAAACAAATGGAGCATTGACCAACCAATCGGTGAAGGCATGGTTAAAAGAATTAATTAACGCCGAAGATAAACAAAAGCCTTTATCTGATCAAAAGTTAGTTGAACGTTTAAAAGAAGATAAACAGATTTCTTTGTCTAGACGTGTGATTGCAAAATACAGGGATGAATTAGGAATTTTATCTTCAGCGAAAAGGAAAAGGTATGATGAAAGGGTTTTATTATGA
- a CDS encoding HPr family phosphocarrier protein — protein sequence MAEKEVTIQLKTGLQARPAAMFVQEANRFASDVFIVKEHSRVNAKSIMGLMSLALGRGTVITLVTEGHDEDEALESLVAYVQKEE from the coding sequence ATGGCAGAAAAAGAAGTGACTATTCAATTAAAAACAGGTTTGCAAGCGCGTCCAGCTGCAATGTTTGTCCAAGAAGCAAACCGATTCGCTTCAGATGTATTTATTGTAAAAGAACATTCAAGAGTGAACGCAAAAAGTATTATGGGGCTTATGAGTTTAGCGCTCGGTCGTGGCACTGTTATTACCCTTGTTACTGAAGGTCATGATGAAGATGAAGCACTTGAATCTCTAGTAGCTTATGTCCAAAAAGAAGAATAG